In Rattus rattus isolate New Zealand chromosome 3, Rrattus_CSIRO_v1, whole genome shotgun sequence, one genomic interval encodes:
- the Stmn2 gene encoding stathmin-2 produces MAKTAMAYKEKMKELSMLSLICSCFYPEPRNINIYTYDDMEVKQINKRASGQAFELILKPPSPISEAPRTLASPKKKDLSLEEIQKKLEAAEGRRKSQEAQVLKQLAEKREHEREVLQKALEENNNFSKMAEEKLILKMEQIKENREANLAAIIERLQEKERHAAEVRRNKELQVELSG; encoded by the exons CCtacaaggaaaaaatgaaggaGCTGTCTATGCTGTCACTGATCTGCTCCTGCTTCTACCCGGAGCCTCGCAACATCAACATCTACACCTACGATG ACATGGAGGTGAAGCAGATCAACAAGCGTGCCTCCGGCCAGGCTTTCGAGCTGATCTTAAAGCCACCATCTCCCATCTCGGAAGCTCCACGAACTCTAGCTTCTCCAAAGAAGAAAGACCTGTCTCTGGAGGAGATCCAGAAAAAGCTGGAGGCTGCAGAGGGGCGAAGGAAG TCTCAGGAGGCCCAGGTGCTGAAGCAGTTGGCAGAGAAGAGGGAGCACGAGCGAGAAGTCCTCCAGAAGGCCTTGGAGGAGAACAACAACTTCAGCAAGATGGCGGAGGAGAAGCTGATCCTGAAAATGGAACAAATTAAGGAAAACCGTGAGGCTAATCTAGCTGCTATCATTGAACGTCTGCAGGAAAAG GAGAGGCATGCTGCCGAGGTGCGCAGGAACAAGGAACTGCAGGTTGAACTGTCTGGCTGA